One genomic window of Cannabis sativa cultivar Pink pepper isolate KNU-18-1 chromosome 2, ASM2916894v1, whole genome shotgun sequence includes the following:
- the LOC133035148 gene encoding uncharacterized protein LOC133035148, producing the protein MVSEILQEDAEIPVPIEEFRYVRDVYQMFLPWPKHLILTTEGPLAQPPSRRDASKGKAPMLSPQSRGAREDELFTEEKMALIPNSLKWIIHEFLRLKDKRDIITISVPRGFIAPRTQIILSGEDLQQVATCNYIGNQGMLFGMMHIWESINGLRKIFKFYDPELLTVHGISDEEQSQSFDDAARRLANWLSLMNSNHQMFFIPWNIGMHWTLVVVAPRKIIHLNPVKGRPIPEEIEQMIGRAFMYIGDAHQYLGPWQGISQANCPRQPKSQECGFYVLKYITDIVARANPNRYIEDQKAFGGKKQYDPKTELLPLQRKWIEQLMAVIHGDD; encoded by the exons atggtttcggaaatcctgcaagaggacgctgaaatcccagtcccaattgaagagttcagatatgttagggacgtgtaccagatgttccttccttggcctaaacacttaattttaacaaccgag ggtccactcgctcaaccgccctcaagacgtgatgcgtcaaaggggaaagctccgatgctttctccacaaagccgtggtgcacgggaagatgagttgttcacggaagagaagatggcgttgatccctaattcgctaaaatggattattcatgaattcctaaggctcaaagataaacgtgatataatcacaatttctgtcccccgaggattcattgcaccgcgtacccagatcattttatctggagaggatttgcagcaggttgctacgtgtaactacatcggcaaccagggaatgctgtttggaatgat gcacatatgggagagcatcaacggtctgagaaaaattttcaagttttacgacccagagcttctcacagtgcatgggatcagcgatgaagaacagagtcagtcttttgacgatgcggcaagacgattggctaattggttatcattaatgaacagcaaccaccaaatgttctttattccttggaatatcgg gatgcattggacgctagtggtggttgcaccaaggaaaattatccatttaaaccctgtaaaaggccgcccaattcccgaagaaatagaacaaatgatcggaag ggcattcatgtatataggggacgcacatcagtatcttggcccgtggcaaggaatttcacaagcaaactgtccaagacaacctaaaagccaagaatgcggtttttatgttttgaaatatatcactgacatcgtcgcacgtgccaaccccaaccgttacatagaagatcaaaaagct tttgggggtaagaagcaatacgatccaaaaacagaattgttaccactacagcgaaagtggatcgaacaattgatggcggtgattcacggtgacgattga